The following are encoded together in the Phaseolus vulgaris cultivar G19833 chromosome 9, P. vulgaris v2.0, whole genome shotgun sequence genome:
- the LOC137821493 gene encoding ergosterol biosynthetic protein 28: MKALGWWLIAVGTLRLASVWFGFFDIWALQLAVFSKTTMSEVHGRTFGTWTLLTCTLCYICAFNLENKPLYLATFLSFIYALGHFLTEYLIYHTMEIKNLTTVGIFAGTSIIWMLLQWNSHSKVHLKHS, from the exons ATGAAGGCGTTGGGATGGTGGCTGATAGCGGTGGGCACGCTTCGATTGGCTTCGGTGTGGTTCGGTTTCTTCGACATTTGGGCTCTTCAACTCGCCGTCTTCTCCAAAACCACAA TGTCTGAAGTTCATGGGCGCACATTTGGAACTTGGACATTGTTGACCTGCACCCTTTGCTATATTTGCGCATTCAACCTTGAAAATAAGCCTCTCTACCTGGCTACTTTCTTGTCATTCATCTATGCATTGGGTCATTTCTTGACAGAATACCTAATTTATCACACAATGGAGATTAAGAATCTAACTACTGTTGGCATATTTGCAG GAACATCGATAATATGGATGCTATTGCAATGGAATTCTCACTCGAAAGTCCACTTGAAACACTCTTAG